From the genome of Novosphingobium sp. TH158, one region includes:
- a CDS encoding YqgE/AlgH family protein — protein MTEAKYLGGRLLLALPGMGDPRFERSVIALARHDAEGAFGIGIGHVIPDLGLHAILTDLDIDPGLAPDAPVHNGGPVEPERGFVLHTPDWDDDASLDAGPLGRVSASLDLLHAIADGRGPRRWVMALGYAGWAAGQLDNEMRHHGWYAADSHDDVVWHTPARGRWEATWRAEGIDPSLLVGQTGRA, from the coding sequence ATGACTGAAGCGAAATACCTGGGCGGCCGATTGCTGCTCGCCTTGCCGGGCATGGGTGATCCGCGGTTCGAGCGGTCGGTGATCGCTCTGGCCAGACACGATGCGGAAGGCGCATTCGGCATCGGCATCGGCCATGTCATCCCGGACCTTGGCCTGCATGCCATTCTTACCGACCTTGACATCGATCCGGGGCTGGCCCCCGATGCCCCGGTGCATAACGGCGGCCCGGTGGAACCCGAACGCGGCTTTGTGCTGCACACGCCGGACTGGGACGATGATGCCTCGCTCGATGCCGGGCCGCTGGGCCGCGTTTCTGCCTCGCTCGACCTGCTGCACGCGATTGCCGACGGGCGCGGGCCGCGCCGCTGGGTGATGGCGCTGGGCTATGCAGGCTGGGCAGCGGGGCAGCTCGATAACGAGATGCGCCACCACGGCTGGTACGCCGCCGACAGCCATGACGATGTGGTGTGGCACACCCCTGCCCGCGGTCGCTGGGAAGCGACCTGGCGGGCGGAGGGGATAGACCCCTCCCTGCTGGTCGGGCAGACCGGCCGGGCCTGA
- a CDS encoding AraC family transcriptional regulator, with product MPDPVVSNAGMHRRGRSLDVLAQMDVAGAHIFVADLFHEKREVNSFRRDRVYWIDLCLTPRRPNATASFVAEWGRNRSAELGSLIAFPPRKSLELISAGGGRHVSIICQMQADLVDRWLPEPFEWTDRRLEATLDIASDTIRPLMLRLNHELRDPGAGSEELCRAIVQQIAIELARYLANANAPDERGGLASWRLRRIDERIADPHQPFPTVTELAGICRLSPRQLSRAFRISKGSSVSDHLAQRRIEKAKRRLYSDESLDAIAAELGFASQSTFTTAFRRATGTTPDQFRRQTSAGSGAKTKPNSAKAS from the coding sequence ATGCCTGATCCGGTCGTCAGCAACGCAGGGATGCACAGGCGCGGGCGAAGCCTTGATGTCCTGGCGCAGATGGACGTTGCCGGCGCCCACATCTTTGTTGCCGACCTGTTTCACGAAAAGCGCGAGGTCAACAGCTTCCGGCGCGACAGGGTTTACTGGATCGACCTGTGTCTCACCCCGCGGCGACCCAATGCCACGGCCAGTTTCGTTGCCGAATGGGGGCGCAATCGCTCCGCCGAACTGGGCTCGCTGATTGCCTTTCCTCCCCGCAAGAGCCTTGAGCTGATCAGCGCCGGCGGCGGACGGCACGTGTCGATCATCTGCCAGATGCAGGCAGACCTGGTCGACCGCTGGCTGCCCGAACCGTTCGAATGGACCGACCGGCGGCTGGAGGCGACGCTGGATATCGCCAGCGACACGATCCGCCCCCTGATGCTCAGGCTGAATCACGAGCTGCGCGATCCCGGGGCCGGGTCAGAGGAACTGTGCCGTGCGATCGTGCAGCAGATCGCCATCGAACTTGCCCGCTACCTGGCGAATGCCAATGCCCCCGATGAGCGCGGCGGTCTCGCCAGCTGGCGGCTGCGGCGGATCGACGAGCGCATCGCCGATCCCCACCAGCCGTTCCCGACCGTCACCGAGCTGGCCGGGATCTGCCGGCTTTCCCCGCGCCAGTTGAGCCGCGCCTTCAGGATCAGCAAGGGGTCGTCGGTCAGCGACCATCTCGCCCAGCGCCGGATCGAGAAGGCCAAGCGCCGGCTTTACAGCGACGAGAGCCTCGATGCGATCGCGGCCGAGCTGGGCTTTGCCTCGCAGTCAACCTTCACCACCGCGTTCCGGCGCGCGACCGGCACGACCCCCGATCAGTTCCGCAGGCAGACATCGGCAGGATCGGGTGCAAAAACGAAGCCCAATTCCGCAAAGGCGTCATGA
- a CDS encoding TetR/AcrR family transcriptional regulator has product MQKTRTATRKRNRGFEETHQSLIETAVRLLSEKGVEALSVSALAREAGLNRTTVYYHFPSREAMLVAVKEWSTQQITRGMDLDAPQIDRMAAINHFVLANPELIKLWIDDFIAPGEIRERYPRWDELVSGLEASLKARYPDEAVDAEVYAVMMMASAIIGPRILQNSVARGEDIDRISERFVAEHRRVLRRDGIIG; this is encoded by the coding sequence ATGCAGAAAACACGGACGGCCACGCGCAAGCGCAACCGCGGTTTTGAAGAGACGCACCAGTCGCTGATCGAAACCGCGGTGCGGTTGCTGTCCGAAAAGGGCGTAGAGGCCCTGTCGGTCTCGGCCCTTGCGCGCGAAGCCGGGCTTAACCGCACCACGGTCTATTACCACTTCCCCAGCCGCGAGGCGATGCTCGTGGCGGTGAAGGAATGGTCGACGCAGCAGATCACGCGGGGGATGGACCTTGATGCGCCGCAGATCGACCGCATGGCGGCGATCAACCACTTCGTCCTGGCCAATCCCGAACTGATCAAGCTGTGGATCGACGATTTCATCGCGCCCGGCGAAATCCGCGAACGCTATCCGCGCTGGGACGAGCTGGTCAGCGGGCTGGAGGCGAGCCTGAAGGCCCGCTACCCGGACGAGGCGGTGGATGCAGAGGTCTATGCCGTGATGATGATGGCTTCGGCGATCATCGGCCCGCGCATCCTGCAGAACTCGGTCGCCCGCGGCGAGGACATCGATCGCATCAGCGAACGCTTTGTTGCCGAACATCGCCGCGTGTTGCGGCGCGACGGGATTATCGGCTAG
- a CDS encoding TonB-dependent receptor domain-containing protein produces the protein MTRIRNLAVRRAILASVATMAMLPAAALAQTTAPDDTASEEDAGADSEIVVTGTLVRGAPPVGSNLISVGQDKIAQTGSTTANELLATLPQVTNLFNNVPTARLGVAVNNIQVVRPNLRNLASETGSSASTLVLFDGHRISAVGVTQNAVDPDIIPPIAIERVEVVTDGGSSTYGSDAVGGVINFITRKRFDGLKVTSTYGFADNYYQVQAGAIVGKDWGSGSIFAAYNYQHNDSLFAHDLGFIRDVDWFSASLTPRGRSCTPGNVQIAAGGVTNQYALPNLTSTTPNACDYGNNTVVPASTRHGALVGLHQELSPGLTVDLRSFYGQRATQGRADAAGSVSVTGGSSASNPRQFYYTQVPGQSATATQTVFFNLNNALGTSVMQSGTKFEEWGTSAEFTAKLSDSWQLRTLFNYSESRSDFHIQGLNTTLLNSFGKGTTAATAINFYNPGTGANDAANIRALIDTENAGQSKESLLDLRAIIDGTLFTLPGGEVKLAAGYEHIHDAFRQRTAPANTSIGSINAVAFTPYVRSVDSAFGEVQVPIVGPDNQGGFIHSLTLAGSVRYDHYSDFGSTTNPKIGVTFKPVEWLGLRGNYNTSFNAPSPNDQLGALRNTAQYNAINAFVKPGDTPTAVGVVSLQGSNPGLVPQTAKSWSLGVDLDPPFLSGFHASVNYYNVKFKDVIGIPTPNSGIFANFPNNVTSAPGGLPLSTIQNFLNSSGAPNASAILASVTTGCTNTAACPNVYELVDFRQGNYGSVNVQGLDFATSYRMPTGFGGLDFAVSGNYQLSRKTQTGAGSPVVNQLETTNLVLPSGLRIVGNASPRLTLQASAGATVGALRAQVTLNHTSGYKVLRCDTTTTPACNPSATGVATSSGILQDRVSAYNTVNLFLKYAVPSDSWLLKDLEFTVNVNNLLDTDPPLYKAIGTSTPGYANGFTLGRLVQFGLSKKF, from the coding sequence ATGACCAGAATCCGCAACCTTGCAGTCCGTCGCGCAATCCTCGCCAGCGTCGCGACGATGGCGATGCTGCCCGCCGCCGCGCTTGCCCAGACCACAGCGCCTGACGATACCGCGAGCGAAGAGGACGCCGGTGCAGACAGCGAAATCGTCGTCACCGGTACGCTGGTTCGCGGTGCTCCGCCGGTCGGCTCGAACCTCATCAGCGTCGGTCAGGACAAGATCGCGCAGACCGGTTCGACGACCGCCAACGAACTGCTCGCCACCCTGCCGCAGGTCACCAACCTGTTCAACAACGTGCCGACCGCGCGCCTGGGCGTGGCGGTTAACAACATTCAGGTGGTGCGTCCCAACCTGCGCAACCTCGCGTCCGAAACCGGGTCGTCCGCATCCACGCTCGTTCTGTTCGACGGCCACCGGATCAGCGCGGTTGGCGTCACCCAGAACGCGGTCGATCCCGACATCATCCCCCCGATCGCGATCGAGCGCGTCGAGGTTGTGACTGACGGCGGATCGTCGACTTACGGTTCCGACGCGGTCGGCGGCGTGATCAACTTCATCACCCGCAAGCGCTTCGATGGTCTGAAGGTGACCTCGACCTATGGCTTTGCCGACAATTACTACCAGGTCCAGGCCGGCGCGATCGTCGGCAAGGACTGGGGTTCGGGCTCGATCTTCGCGGCCTACAACTACCAGCACAACGATTCGCTGTTCGCGCACGATCTCGGCTTCATCCGCGATGTGGACTGGTTCTCGGCCAGCCTCACCCCGCGCGGCCGTTCGTGCACGCCGGGCAACGTCCAGATCGCGGCTGGCGGCGTCACTAACCAGTATGCCCTGCCGAACCTGACCTCGACCACGCCCAATGCCTGCGACTATGGCAACAACACCGTGGTTCCCGCTTCGACCCGCCACGGCGCGCTTGTCGGCCTCCATCAGGAGCTTTCGCCCGGCCTGACCGTCGATCTTCGCAGCTTCTACGGCCAGCGCGCCACGCAGGGCCGCGCCGATGCGGCCGGCTCGGTCAGCGTGACCGGCGGTTCGAGCGCATCCAACCCGCGCCAGTTCTATTACACCCAGGTGCCCGGCCAGAGCGCAACTGCCACGCAGACCGTGTTCTTCAACCTGAACAATGCGCTCGGGACAAGCGTGATGCAGTCCGGCACCAAGTTCGAGGAATGGGGCACGAGCGCCGAATTCACCGCCAAGCTTTCCGATTCCTGGCAGCTGCGCACCCTCTTCAACTACAGCGAGAGCCGCAGCGACTTCCACATCCAGGGCCTGAACACGACGCTGCTCAACAGCTTCGGCAAGGGCACCACGGCGGCCACGGCGATCAACTTCTACAACCCGGGCACAGGCGCCAACGACGCTGCGAACATCCGGGCGCTGATCGACACCGAAAACGCCGGACAGAGCAAGGAAAGCCTGCTCGACCTGCGCGCGATCATCGACGGCACCCTCTTCACCCTGCCGGGTGGTGAGGTGAAGCTGGCCGCCGGTTACGAACACATCCACGACGCGTTCCGCCAGCGCACCGCGCCCGCGAACACGTCGATCGGTTCGATCAACGCGGTTGCCTTCACCCCCTACGTCCGCAGCGTGGATTCGGCCTTCGGCGAAGTGCAGGTTCCGATCGTCGGCCCTGACAACCAGGGCGGGTTCATCCATTCGCTGACCCTCGCCGGTTCGGTCCGTTACGACCATTACAGCGACTTCGGCAGCACCACGAACCCCAAGATCGGCGTGACGTTCAAGCCGGTCGAGTGGCTGGGCCTGCGCGGCAACTACAACACCTCGTTCAACGCGCCTTCGCCGAACGACCAGCTCGGCGCGCTGCGCAACACGGCGCAATACAATGCCATCAATGCCTTCGTGAAGCCGGGCGACACCCCGACCGCGGTGGGCGTCGTGTCATTGCAGGGGTCCAACCCGGGCCTCGTCCCTCAGACGGCGAAGTCCTGGTCGCTCGGCGTCGATCTCGACCCGCCGTTCCTTTCCGGCTTCCACGCCAGCGTCAACTACTACAACGTCAAGTTCAAGGACGTGATCGGCATTCCGACCCCGAATTCCGGCATCTTCGCGAACTTCCCGAACAACGTCACCTCCGCGCCGGGCGGCCTGCCGCTCTCGACGATCCAGAACTTCCTGAATTCGTCGGGCGCACCCAATGCCTCGGCGATCCTCGCTTCGGTGACGACCGGCTGCACCAACACTGCCGCCTGTCCGAACGTCTACGAACTGGTCGATTTCCGCCAGGGCAACTACGGCAGCGTGAACGTGCAGGGCCTCGACTTCGCGACCTCCTACCGTATGCCGACCGGCTTCGGCGGACTGGATTTCGCGGTTTCGGGCAACTACCAGCTCAGCCGCAAGACCCAGACGGGCGCCGGTTCGCCGGTGGTCAATCAGCTTGAGACCACGAACCTGGTGCTGCCGAGCGGCCTTCGCATCGTCGGCAATGCCAGCCCGAGGCTGACGCTGCAGGCAAGTGCGGGGGCAACCGTGGGTGCCCTGCGTGCCCAGGTAACGCTCAACCACACGAGCGGGTACAAGGTCCTGCGCTGCGACACGACCACCACTCCCGCCTGCAATCCGTCTGCAACCGGTGTCGCGACCTCCAGCGGCATCCTGCAGGACCGGGTGAGCGCCTACAACACGGTGAACCTGTTCCTGAAGTATGCGGTGCCGTCTGACAGCTGGCTGCTCAAGGACCTCGAGTTCACGGTCAACGTCAACAACCTGCTGGACACCGACCCGCCGCTCTACAAGGCAATCGGTACCTCGACCCCGGGCTACGCGAACGGCTTCACGCTGGGCCGCCTCGTCCAGTTCGGGCTTTCGAAGAAGTTCTAA
- a CDS encoding SDR family NAD(P)-dependent oxidoreductase gives MSKRYDGKTVVVTGAAGGLGRALALGYAREGGELVILDIQAEGLEETAGMVRALGAKCTTFQIDLSKEEQIESVGAAILAQFPKIDVLYNNAGIAYGEVNTPIDRIPLDRFQFFLMVNTLSPLYFARVLRPALKEAKGCVINQSSMAAYQPAGVYGVTKATLNQLTWGMARMFGADGIRVVAVAPGLMETEASASSLGAEKHEEIRRLQMLSEKGSPEDIVNLGLFLGSEDARFITAEVMHCDAGHPFRAWRD, from the coding sequence ATGAGCAAGCGTTACGATGGCAAGACAGTGGTGGTTACCGGCGCGGCAGGTGGCCTGGGGCGCGCGCTCGCGCTCGGCTATGCGCGCGAGGGCGGGGAACTGGTGATCCTAGATATCCAGGCCGAAGGGCTTGAGGAAACCGCCGGCATGGTCCGCGCACTGGGGGCCAAGTGCACCACCTTCCAGATCGACCTTTCCAAGGAAGAGCAGATCGAATCGGTCGGCGCGGCGATCCTGGCGCAGTTTCCCAAGATCGACGTGCTCTACAACAATGCCGGCATTGCCTATGGCGAGGTGAACACGCCGATCGACCGCATTCCGCTGGACCGGTTCCAGTTCTTCCTGATGGTCAACACGCTTTCGCCGCTCTACTTCGCCCGCGTGCTGCGCCCGGCGCTGAAGGAAGCCAAGGGCTGCGTCATCAACCAGAGCTCGATGGCCGCCTACCAGCCGGCTGGCGTCTATGGCGTGACCAAGGCCACGCTCAACCAGCTGACCTGGGGCATGGCCCGCATGTTCGGTGCCGATGGTATCCGCGTGGTCGCAGTGGCGCCGGGGCTGATGGAAACCGAGGCGAGCGCAAGTTCGCTCGGGGCCGAAAAGCACGAAGAGATCCGCCGCCTGCAGATGCTCTCCGAAAAGGGAAGCCCGGAAGATATCGTCAACCTGGGCCTGTTCCTCGGTTCGGAGGATGCGCGATTCATCACGGCCGAAGTGATGCATTGCGATGCCGGCCACCCCTTCCGCGCCTGGCGCGATTAA
- the purU gene encoding formyltetrahydrofolate deformylase → MPDICTLTLSCPDRAGIVARVTGYLAQAGCNIIEAQQFDDPEENRFFMRVAFDPGAGDREELREGFGPIAHEFGMAWSLRRKNRPRRVLLMVSKFDHCLADLLYRHRIGELSMDIVAIVSNHPRTALSDHALLGDIPFHHLPVSRDTKAAQEAQVRALVEETRAELVVLARYMQILSDEMAAFLSGRCINIHHSFLPGFKGAKPYHQAYARGVKMIGATAHYVTADLDEGPIIHQDVEPVSHADLPDDMVRKGRDIERRVLAEAVRLHLEDRVLLNGQRTVVFRN, encoded by the coding sequence ATGCCCGATATCTGCACGCTGACCCTTTCCTGCCCCGACCGCGCCGGCATCGTTGCGCGCGTCACCGGCTATCTGGCGCAGGCCGGATGCAACATCATCGAGGCGCAGCAGTTCGACGATCCGGAGGAAAACCGCTTCTTCATGCGGGTAGCCTTCGATCCGGGCGCGGGCGACCGCGAGGAACTGCGCGAGGGGTTCGGCCCAATCGCTCACGAATTCGGCATGGCCTGGTCGCTGCGGCGCAAGAACCGCCCGCGCCGGGTTCTGCTGATGGTCAGCAAGTTCGATCACTGCCTGGCCGACCTGCTCTATCGCCACCGCATCGGCGAGCTTTCTATGGATATTGTCGCCATCGTCAGCAACCACCCGCGCACGGCGCTGAGCGATCATGCCCTGCTGGGCGACATCCCTTTCCACCACCTGCCGGTCAGCCGCGATACCAAGGCGGCGCAGGAAGCGCAGGTTCGCGCGCTGGTGGAAGAAACGCGGGCCGAACTGGTGGTACTGGCGCGCTACATGCAGATCCTTTCGGACGAGATGGCGGCCTTCCTTTCGGGCCGCTGCATCAACATCCACCATTCCTTCCTGCCCGGCTTCAAGGGGGCCAAGCCCTATCACCAGGCCTATGCGCGCGGGGTCAAGATGATCGGCGCGACCGCGCACTACGTGACGGCGGACCTCGATGAAGGGCCGATCATCCACCAGGATGTGGAGCCGGTGTCGCATGCCGACCTGCCCGATGACATGGTCCGCAAGGGCCGCGACATCGAACGCCGCGTGCTGGCAGAGGCCGTGCGCCTGCACCTTGAGGACCGGGTGCTGCTCAACGGCCAGCGCACGGTCGTCTTCCGCAACTGA
- a CDS encoding HupE/UreJ family protein produces MRAWLALLCVALAALVALPARADELRPGYLEFTEQAPGSWRLVWKAPMRGGIRPDTRPGLPANCTMGEIGETRIEPPFATYAWPVQCQGGIAGGRIGLSGLDAAQTDVLVRVAALGKPVEALRLTAAEPVATIPGEASTWQVGPTYLVIGIEHILSGYDHLLFVIALVLLLRRGWTLFKAATAFTLAHSITLGAATLGFIGLPQAPVEAGIALSIVFLAEEIAKRRDGELRLSERLPWLVAFAFGLLHGFGFAGALGEIGLPRGDVPMALLAFNLGVEAGQLVIIAGTMAALALVVRLAPRAQRPAVMAATYAIGAVSSMWLIDRIAI; encoded by the coding sequence GTGAGGGCGTGGCTTGCCCTGCTTTGCGTCGCGCTTGCGGCCCTTGTTGCCCTGCCTGCGCGGGCGGACGAGCTGCGCCCCGGTTACCTTGAATTCACCGAGCAGGCCCCCGGCTCGTGGAGGCTGGTTTGGAAGGCGCCGATGCGCGGCGGGATCAGGCCCGATACCCGGCCCGGATTGCCCGCGAACTGCACGATGGGCGAGATCGGCGAAACGCGGATAGAACCGCCCTTCGCCACCTATGCCTGGCCGGTGCAGTGCCAGGGCGGCATCGCGGGCGGGCGCATTGGCCTCAGCGGGCTGGACGCGGCGCAAACCGATGTGCTGGTGCGCGTCGCCGCTCTGGGCAAGCCGGTGGAAGCCCTGCGCCTGACGGCGGCCGAGCCGGTTGCGACGATTCCCGGCGAGGCATCGACATGGCAGGTGGGCCCGACCTATCTCGTCATCGGTATCGAACACATCCTGTCCGGATACGATCACCTGCTGTTCGTGATCGCGCTGGTGCTGCTGCTGCGCCGGGGCTGGACGCTGTTCAAGGCGGCCACGGCCTTCACCCTGGCCCATTCGATCACGCTTGGCGCAGCCACGCTGGGCTTCATCGGCCTGCCGCAGGCTCCGGTGGAAGCGGGCATCGCGCTGTCCATCGTGTTCCTGGCGGAGGAGATTGCCAAGCGGCGGGATGGCGAACTGCGACTGTCCGAACGGCTGCCGTGGCTGGTGGCATTCGCTTTCGGCCTGCTGCACGGCTTCGGCTTTGCCGGGGCGCTCGGCGAAATCGGCCTGCCGCGCGGCGATGTGCCGATGGCGCTGCTGGCCTTCAACCTGGGCGTCGAGGCGGGGCAACTGGTCATCATTGCCGGCACCATGGCCGCGCTGGCGCTGGTCGTTCGACTGGCCCCGCGCGCGCAACGGCCTGCCGTCATGGCCGCAACCTATGCCATTGGCGCAGTGTCATCGATGTGGCTGATTGATCGGATCGCGATCTGA
- a CDS encoding peptidyl-prolyl cis-trans isomerase, which translates to MTLRAILREPLVHFLIAGLALFAWFAWRGTEADPASRTISVDKALVTRLAANWQQTWQRPPGKAELDRLIEDHVREEIYYREALRLGLDRDDTVIRRRLRAKMEFLAQSQADALQPDEAELEAWLRANAARYAGDARLSFDQVYIATGGEARARQVLARLNGGADWRGSGDAISLPASLEAQPRARVAADFGEGFAEALAKAPGGAWQGPVQSGFGLHLVRLRGMAAGRLPPLADVRRQVENDWRAARAQELEQQAFAALRRDYTVRIDQP; encoded by the coding sequence ATGACCCTGCGGGCCATCCTGCGCGAGCCGCTCGTCCATTTCCTGATCGCCGGGCTGGCGCTGTTCGCGTGGTTCGCCTGGCGCGGGACCGAGGCCGATCCGGCCAGCCGCACGATCAGCGTGGACAAGGCGCTGGTCACCCGCCTTGCCGCCAACTGGCAGCAGACCTGGCAACGTCCGCCAGGCAAGGCCGAACTGGACCGGTTGATCGAGGACCACGTCCGCGAGGAGATCTACTATCGCGAGGCGCTGCGCCTTGGCCTTGATCGCGACGATACGGTGATCCGCCGCCGCCTGCGCGCGAAGATGGAATTCCTTGCCCAGTCGCAGGCCGATGCGCTCCAGCCCGACGAGGCGGAGCTGGAGGCCTGGCTGCGCGCCAATGCCGCCCGCTATGCCGGCGATGCGCGGCTGAGCTTTGACCAGGTCTATATCGCCACGGGCGGAGAGGCACGGGCACGGCAGGTGCTCGCCCGGCTGAACGGCGGGGCGGACTGGCGCGGATCGGGCGATGCGATCTCGCTGCCGGCATCGCTCGAAGCCCAGCCGCGTGCCCGCGTGGCCGCCGATTTCGGCGAAGGCTTCGCCGAGGCGCTGGCGAAAGCGCCGGGCGGCGCATGGCAGGGGCCGGTGCAATCGGGCTTCGGGCTCCACCTTGTCCGCCTGCGCGGCATGGCAGCGGGGCGGCTCCCCCCGCTGGCGGACGTGCGCCGGCAGGTGGAGAATGACTGGCGCGCGGCCAGGGCGCAGGAGCTGGAACAACAAGCCTTTGCCGCCCTGCGCCGCGACTATACGGTGCGGATCGACCAGCCGTGA